Proteins from a single region of Salvelinus fontinalis isolate EN_2023a chromosome 15, ASM2944872v1, whole genome shotgun sequence:
- the LOC129811564 gene encoding chloride intracellular channel protein 4 — protein sequence MSLSVPHNGIKADNEPVIELFVKAGSDGESIGNCPFSQRLFMILWLKGVVFNVTTVDLKRKPADLQNLAPGTHPPFITFNGEVKTDVNKIEEFLEDVLSPPKFTKLSARHPESNTAGMDIFAKFSAFIKNSKPNANEGLERGLLKTLQKLDEYLRSPLPDEIDHNSIEDVKISTRKFLDGDNMTLADCNLLPKLHIVKVVTKKYRGFDIPKDMTGIWQYLQNAYTHEEFTNTCPSDKEIEIAYQDVAKRLIK from the exons gcgggAAGTGATGGCGAGAGCATTGGGAACTGCCCGTTCTCCCAGAGACTCTTCATGATCCTGTGGCTGAAGGGAGTGGTCTTCAACGTCACCACAGTGGACCTGAAGAG GAAGCCTGCAGACCTCCAGAACCTGGCCCCAGGCACACACCCTCCCTTCATCACCTTCAACGGGGAGGTCAAGACAGACGTCAACAAGATAGAGGAGTTCTTGGAGGATGTCCTCAGCCCACCCAA gttcacCAAGCTTAGTGCCAGACACCCTGAGTCCAACACAGCTGGGATGGACATCTTTGCCAAGTTCTCAGCCTTCATCAAAAACTCAAAACCCAATGCCAACGAAG GTCTGGAGCGTGGGCTGTTGAAGACCCTGCAGAAGCTGGATGAGTACCTGCGCTCCCCACTGCCTGACGAGATCGACCACAACAGCATTGAGGACGTCAAGATCTCCACTCGCAAGTTCCTGGATGGTGACAACATGACACTGGCTGACTGCAACCTCCTTCCCAAGCTGCACATCGTCAAG GTGGTGACCAAGAAGTACAGAGGTTTTGACATCCCCAAGGACATGACAGGTATCTGGCAGTACCTGCAGAACGCCTACACACACGAGGAGTTCACCAACACCTGCCCCAGTGACAAAGAGATCGAGATCGCCTACCAAGACGTGGCCAAGAGGCTGATCAAATAG